One genomic segment of Mytilus galloprovincialis chromosome 5, xbMytGall1.hap1.1, whole genome shotgun sequence includes these proteins:
- the LOC143075812 gene encoding uncharacterized protein LOC143075812: MINFKAAVILFLFGTVDSQIGTSCGILYKTKQVYCEDNSQCVYEHHLCDGSGQCLDGSDEREDFCTDYQCREGYVKCADGRQCIWKPALCNEYISCNDGSDESEATCKGRPCRGMKVHCADDTQCIFYWEQCDGETVHCRDGSDDQENLCRNYTCHDLKCADDLQCFSYIHLCDGKRDCNDGSDETFNVCKTRYCGWRQRSCDNGNCVYIHQFCDGKDDCGDNSDEKKPCFRNNYL; the protein is encoded by the exons ATGATCAATTTCAAAGCGGCTGTTATTTTGTTTCTCTTTGGAACAGTAGATTCCCAAATAG GTACATCATGTGGCATACTTTATAAGACTAAACAAGTGTATTGTGAGGACAATAGTCAATGCGTGTATGAGCATCATCTGTGCGATGGGTCAGGTCAGTGTCTAGACGGATCAGATGAACGAGAAGATTTCTGCACAG ATTATCAGTGTCGTGAAGGATATGTTAAATGTGCTGATGGTCGCCAATGCATATGGAAGCCTGCATTATGTAATGAGTACATTTCATGTAACGATGGGTCAGATGAAAGCGAGGCTACATGTAAAG GGCGCCCTTGTCGAGGCATGAAGGTGCATTGTGCAGATGACACTCAATGTATATTCTATTGGGAACAATGTGATGGAGAAACAGTTCATTGTCGTGATGGATCTGATGACCAAGAGAATCTGTGTAGAA attaCACATGTCATGACTTGAAATGTGCTGATGATTTACAATGTTTTTCATATATTCATCTTTGTGATGGAAAACGAGATTGTAATGACGGATCAGATGAGACATTTAATGTCTGTAAAA CCAGATATTGTGGATGGAGACAACGGTCCTGTGATAATGGGAACTGTGTTTACATCCATCAGTTCTGTGACGGAAAGGATGATTGCGGAGATAATTCGGATGAAAAAAAACCTTGTTTTCGTAACAATTACTTGTAA
- the LOC143075811 gene encoding uncharacterized protein LOC143075811, with amino-acid sequence MEKMIIIKAAVILFLFGTVESQLGTSCGILYKTKQVHCDDNSECIFEHNLCDGSSQCPDGSDEREDFCTDYQCREGDVKCADGRQCIWKPALCNEYIACNDGSDESEATCKGRPCPGTKVHCADQIQCIDIWEQCDGKTVHCRDGSDDQENICRNYTCTHGSADLKCADDLQCFSYLHLCDGQPDCNDGSDETFNLCKTNYCGWRQRSCDNGNCVYIHQFCNGRDDCGDNSDEKEPCFRNNY; translated from the exons ATGGAGAAGATGATCATAATCAAAGCGGctgttattttgtttctatttggAACAGTAGAATCCCAGTTAG GTACCTCATGTGGAATACTTTATAAGACTAAACAAGTGCATTGTGATGACAATAGTGAATGCATATTTGAGCATAATCTGTGCGATGGGTCAAGTCAGTGTCCAGACGGATCAGATGAACGAGAAGATTTCTGTACAG ATTATCAGTGTCGTGAAGGAGATGTTAAATGTGCTGATGGTCGCCAATGCATATGGAAGCCTGCATTATGTAATGAGTACATAGCATGTAATGATGGGTCAGATGAAAGCGAGGCTACATGTAAAG GGCGTCCCTGTCCAGGTACTAAAGTGCATTGTGCAGATCAGATTCAATGTATAGATATTTGGGAACAATGTGATGGAAAAACAGTTCATTGTCGTGATGGATCTGATGACCAAGAGAATATTTGTCGAA ATTACACATGTACACATGGAAGTGCAGATTTAAAATGTGCTGATGATTTACAATGTTTTTCATATCTTCATCTTTGTGATGGGCAACCGGATTGTAATGACGGATCGGATGAGACCTTTAATCTCTGTAAAA CTAATTATTGTGGATGGAGACAACGTTCCTGTGATAATGGAAACTGTGTTTATATCCATCAGTTTTGTAATGGAAGAGATGACTGCGGCGATAATTCTGATGAAAAAGAACCTTGTTTTCGTAACAATTACTAA